A genomic segment from Roseibium algicola encodes:
- a CDS encoding Na/Pi cotransporter family protein — MGILVFIKMFGAVMLLLYAVRMVRTGFERAAGPTLRRAIGRASSGPVAGALSGTAVAILLQSATAVAILAAGFATSGFISTAAGLAVLLGADLGSALVVQFLVFDLSWLVPLLLGGGAWLFLKLDARSAKQIGRILLGIAFILIALQMIGEATTPLKEARFMPQFAGFLAQDTPTAMAVGALLAFLVHSSVAAVLMIAALVQKTGLPHEAAIPLVLGANIGAGIVALWLTRGMDRKAKLLPLGNFLFRSTGAVLVMLALKFQDLPLASISNDPAQQIVAVHVLFNLLLVLVCLPLTRPVAWLVERLVPDREEQEEADRLTPQSALDKQLVGNPRLALASATRELLRMGELVEVMARPVLMMLEKGSEPEIRRLQQLDKQVNAIHSSVKLYIAEVNRGELTGEQAERSMELVGFAVNLERAGDLVAKNLLELALELQKNKISFSQEGLKELTWMHDRVLANMELALNVLVSADVASARELIAEKDKMRTLERESHNRHLERLKSKTLQSMESSNAHLEVMRSLKEINSLFAAAAVPILAREGLLRDTRLVPAE, encoded by the coding sequence ATGGGAATCCTAGTTTTCATCAAGATGTTCGGGGCAGTCATGCTGCTCCTTTACGCGGTTCGCATGGTTCGGACAGGCTTTGAAAGGGCGGCCGGGCCAACGTTGAGACGCGCCATCGGCCGGGCATCCTCCGGACCGGTTGCCGGCGCCTTGTCTGGAACTGCGGTTGCCATTTTGCTGCAAAGTGCGACGGCGGTTGCGATCCTGGCGGCGGGATTTGCGACATCCGGCTTCATTTCCACAGCTGCCGGACTGGCGGTTCTGCTGGGCGCCGATCTCGGGTCGGCGCTTGTCGTGCAGTTTCTGGTGTTCGATCTCAGCTGGCTGGTGCCGTTGCTTCTGGGCGGAGGTGCATGGCTGTTCCTGAAGCTCGACGCTCGATCCGCGAAACAGATCGGACGCATTCTTCTGGGAATCGCTTTCATCCTGATTGCGCTGCAAATGATCGGCGAAGCGACGACGCCGTTGAAGGAAGCGCGGTTCATGCCGCAGTTTGCCGGCTTCCTTGCGCAGGACACACCGACAGCGATGGCGGTTGGGGCGCTTCTGGCGTTTCTGGTGCATTCCAGCGTGGCGGCCGTGCTGATGATCGCAGCCCTGGTGCAAAAGACCGGCCTGCCGCACGAGGCAGCGATTCCACTCGTTCTGGGAGCGAACATTGGCGCGGGTATTGTCGCGCTCTGGCTGACACGCGGAATGGATCGCAAGGCCAAGCTTCTGCCGCTTGGCAATTTTCTCTTCAGGTCTACCGGCGCAGTGCTGGTCATGCTGGCGCTAAAATTCCAAGATCTGCCTCTGGCTTCGATCAGCAATGATCCGGCCCAGCAGATCGTTGCCGTTCATGTGCTTTTCAATCTCCTGCTTGTTCTCGTCTGCCTGCCACTGACAAGACCGGTTGCCTGGCTGGTTGAACGCCTGGTGCCCGACAGAGAGGAACAAGAAGAGGCAGACCGGCTGACACCGCAAAGCGCGCTGGACAAGCAACTGGTCGGCAATCCCAGACTTGCCCTGGCCAGTGCAACGCGTGAACTCCTGCGTATGGGGGAACTGGTCGAGGTGATGGCGAGACCGGTTCTCATGATGCTGGAGAAGGGCAGTGAGCCGGAAATCAGGCGCTTGCAGCAGTTGGATAAGCAGGTCAATGCGATCCACTCCTCGGTGAAACTCTACATCGCGGAGGTGAATCGTGGGGAGCTGACCGGCGAACAGGCTGAGCGCAGCATGGAACTGGTGGGGTTCGCGGTCAATCTGGAGCGCGCTGGAGATCTTGTGGCAAAGAACCTTCTCGAACTTGCCTTGGAGTTGCAGAAGAACAAGATCAGCTTTTCGCAGGAGGGGCTGAAGGAGCTGACCTGGATGCACGACCGTGTTCTGGCGAACATGGAGCTTGCCCTCAATGTGCTCGTTTCGGCGGATGTCGCATCCGCGCGCGAGTTGATTGCAGAAAAGGACAAGATGCGCACCCTGGAACGCGAAAGTCATAACCGGCATCTGGAGCGGCTGAAATCGAAAACGCTTCAGAGCATGGAATCGAGCAACGCCCATCTGGAGGTCATGCGCAGCCTCAAGGAAATCAATTCGCTGTTCGCAGCTGCGGCGGTGCCTATTCTTGCCAGAGAAGGCCTGTTGCGCGATACGCGGCTGGTGCCGGCTGAATAA
- a CDS encoding NADH-quinone oxidoreductase subunit A — protein sequence MEELLREYVPIVVFIGIALVIGLALLISPFILAYKNPDPEKLSAYECGFNAFDDARMKFDVRFYLVSILFIIFDLEVAFLFPWATVFGDLGWYGFWSMMVFLGVLTVGFIYEWKKGALEWD from the coding sequence ATGGAAGAACTCTTGCGGGAATATGTCCCGATCGTCGTGTTCATCGGCATTGCGCTGGTGATCGGCCTTGCGCTGCTGATTTCGCCTTTCATCCTGGCCTACAAGAATCCGGATCCGGAAAAACTGTCGGCCTATGAGTGCGGCTTCAACGCTTTCGACGATGCACGCATGAAATTTGACGTGCGCTTTTATCTGGTCTCGATCCTCTTCATCATCTTCGACCTGGAAGTCGCGTTCCTGTTCCCCTGGGCAACCGTGTTCGGTGACCTGGGCTGGTACGGCTTCTGGTCCATGATGGTCTTCCTCGGTGTCCTGACCGTCGGCTTCATCTACGAATGGAAAAAGGGAGCGCTGGAATGGGATTGA
- a CDS encoding NuoB/complex I 20 kDa subunit family protein, translating to MGLTTTEPLVAPQPQGIIDPNTGKPVGADDAFFLEVNNELADKGFLVTSTDNLIQWARTGSLMWMTFGLACCAVEMMQMSMPRYDAERFGFAPRASPRQSDVMIVAGTLTNKMAPALRKVYDQMPEPRYVISMGSCANGGGYYHYSYSVVRGCDRVVPVDIYVPGCPPTAEALLYGVLMLQKKIRRTGTIER from the coding sequence ATGGGATTGACCACGACCGAGCCGCTCGTCGCACCGCAGCCGCAGGGTATTATCGACCCGAATACGGGCAAGCCTGTCGGCGCGGATGACGCATTCTTCCTGGAAGTCAATAACGAACTGGCCGACAAGGGCTTTCTCGTAACCTCCACCGACAACCTCATCCAGTGGGCCCGTACCGGCTCGCTGATGTGGATGACCTTCGGCCTGGCCTGCTGCGCCGTTGAAATGATGCAGATGTCGATGCCGCGCTATGACGCCGAGCGTTTCGGCTTCGCGCCGCGCGCTTCACCGCGCCAGTCGGACGTGATGATCGTTGCCGGCACGCTGACGAACAAAATGGCGCCTGCGCTGCGCAAGGTCTACGACCAGATGCCTGAGCCGCGGTACGTCATTTCCATGGGGTCCTGTGCCAATGGTGGCGGCTACTACCACTATTCCTATTCTGTGGTGCGCGGCTGCGACCGCGTGGTGCCGGTCGATATCTACGTTCCAGGCTGTCCTCCGACAGCCGAGGCGCTGCTCTACGGCGTGTTGATGCTTCAAAAGAAGATCCGCCGCACGGGCACTATCGAAAGATAA
- a CDS encoding NADH-quinone oxidoreductase subunit C: MDETLKELAEHIELGLGESLVSWKVEYGELTLTVNATDILDAIRFLRDNSSCKFVNLTDICGVDYPSREKRFDVVYHFLSPVQNQRVRVKVATDENTPVASLTPLFPGAEWFEREAYDMYGILFSGHPDLRRILTDYGFDGYPLRKDFPVTGFVEVRYDDEKKRVVYEPVRLNQEMRSFDFLSPWEGTDYVLPGDEKATTN, encoded by the coding sequence ATGGACGAGACGTTGAAGGAACTCGCTGAGCATATCGAGCTCGGTCTGGGTGAGTCCCTTGTGTCCTGGAAGGTCGAATACGGTGAGCTGACGCTGACCGTAAACGCGACCGACATTCTCGATGCGATCCGCTTTCTGCGCGACAACAGCTCGTGCAAGTTCGTCAATCTGACGGATATTTGCGGTGTGGATTACCCTTCGCGCGAGAAGCGCTTTGACGTTGTCTACCACTTCCTGTCTCCCGTTCAGAACCAGCGCGTTCGTGTGAAGGTCGCAACCGACGAAAATACGCCGGTTGCTTCGCTGACCCCGCTGTTTCCAGGTGCTGAATGGTTCGAGCGTGAAGCCTACGACATGTACGGCATTCTGTTCTCCGGCCATCCGGACCTGCGCCGCATCCTGACCGACTATGGTTTTGACGGATATCCGCTGCGCAAGGACTTCCCGGTTACGGGCTTTGTCGAAGTTCGTTATGACGACGAGAAGAAACGCGTTGTCTACGAACCGGTACGCCTGAACCAGGAAATGCGCTCCTTCGACTTCCTCTCGCCCTGGGAAGGCACGGACTACGTGCTGCCCGGTGACGAGAAGGCAACGACCAACTGA
- a CDS encoding GFA family protein → MSERLSGGCLCGEVRFAATPVDGEMGVCHCAMCRRWTGGTYMAVSCGSMDSLDVQGKDALGVYKSSDYGERVFCSKCGSSLMWRMADGSHVSVSAQAFDDPSVFKFTSEIFVDEQPANYAFANETRRMTGPEVIAYFTQKMQEPQNG, encoded by the coding sequence ATGAGCGAACGGCTTTCAGGTGGGTGTCTTTGCGGCGAGGTGCGGTTTGCCGCAACGCCGGTAGACGGCGAAATGGGAGTCTGCCACTGCGCCATGTGCCGCCGCTGGACCGGTGGTACCTATATGGCTGTCAGCTGCGGATCGATGGACAGTCTGGACGTTCAAGGCAAGGATGCCCTCGGCGTCTACAAGTCATCCGACTACGGCGAGCGGGTTTTCTGCAGCAAGTGCGGTTCCTCGCTGATGTGGCGCATGGCCGACGGCTCACACGTGAGCGTTTCCGCGCAAGCCTTTGACGATCCGTCCGTTTTCAAATTCACGTCCGAAATTTTCGTTGACGAACAGCCGGCAAACTACGCTTTCGCTAATGAAACCCGCAGAATGACCGGTCCCGAAGTCATCGCCTATTTCACGCAAAAAATGCAGGAACCTCAAAATGGCTGA
- a CDS encoding NADH-quinone oxidoreductase subunit D produces the protein MAEAQVRNFNINFGPQHPAAHGVLRLVLELDGEVVTRVDPHIGLLHRGTEKLIEQKTYLQAVPYFDRLDYVAPMNQEHAFALAVERMLGVEVPKRGQLIRVLYSEIGRLLSHLLNVTTQAMDVGALTPPLWGFEPREELMVFYERACGARMHAAYVRPGGVHQDLSRDLLDDIWDFCDPFLQTLDDIEGLLTDNRIFKQRNVDIGVVDLDDAWAWGFSGVMVRGSGAPWDLRKSQPYECYSELDFDIPIGKNGDCYDRYLIRMEEMRQSVRIMKQCLEKLTVETGPVSSIDGKIVPPKRGEMKRSMEALIHHFKLYTEGYHVPAGEVYAAVEAPKGEFGVYLVADGTNKPYRCKIKAPGYSHLQAMDFLCRGHMLADVSAVLGSLDIVFGEVDR, from the coding sequence ATGGCTGAGGCTCAGGTTCGTAACTTCAACATCAACTTCGGTCCGCAGCACCCGGCGGCGCACGGCGTGCTGCGCCTCGTGCTTGAGCTCGACGGCGAAGTGGTAACGCGTGTGGATCCGCACATCGGTCTGCTGCATCGTGGAACCGAAAAGCTGATCGAGCAGAAGACTTATCTGCAGGCTGTGCCTTACTTCGACCGCCTCGACTACGTGGCGCCGATGAACCAGGAACACGCTTTTGCGCTTGCAGTCGAGCGTATGCTTGGTGTGGAAGTGCCCAAGCGCGGCCAGCTGATCCGTGTCCTTTATTCGGAAATCGGTCGTCTGCTGTCTCATCTTCTGAACGTGACGACGCAGGCCATGGACGTGGGCGCGCTGACACCGCCGCTCTGGGGCTTCGAGCCCCGCGAAGAGCTGATGGTGTTCTACGAGCGTGCTTGCGGTGCCCGCATGCACGCAGCTTACGTCCGTCCGGGCGGTGTTCACCAGGATCTGTCTCGTGACCTCCTGGACGACATCTGGGACTTCTGTGATCCGTTCCTGCAGACGCTTGACGATATCGAAGGTCTCCTGACCGACAACCGTATCTTCAAGCAGCGCAACGTGGATATTGGCGTTGTCGACCTTGACGATGCCTGGGCCTGGGGCTTCTCCGGCGTGATGGTTCGTGGATCCGGTGCACCTTGGGATCTGCGCAAGTCGCAGCCTTACGAATGCTATTCCGAACTTGATTTCGATATTCCGATCGGCAAGAACGGCGACTGTTACGACCGCTACCTGATCCGCATGGAAGAAATGCGCCAGTCAGTCCGGATCATGAAGCAGTGCCTGGAAAAGCTGACGGTCGAAACTGGTCCGGTCTCGTCCATCGACGGCAAGATCGTGCCGCCGAAGCGCGGTGAAATGAAGCGTTCGATGGAAGCGCTCATCCACCACTTCAAGCTCTACACCGAAGGCTATCACGTCCCGGCTGGTGAAGTTTACGCAGCCGTTGAAGCACCCAAGGGTGAGTTCGGCGTCTATCTGGTCGCGGACGGTACCAACAAGCCGTACCGTTGCAAGATCAAGGCGCCTGGCTACAGCCACCTTCAGGCCATGGACTTCCTGTGCCGCGGGCACATGCTTGCCGACGTTTCGGCAGTGCTGGGGTCTCTGGACATCGTGTTCGGTGAGGTCGACCGCTGA
- a CDS encoding NADH-quinone oxidoreductase subunit E has product MAVRRLAAEQPESFAFTEKNLDWAKKLIDRYPAGRQASAVIPLLWRAQEQNEGWVSEPAIRYIADLLDMPKIRVLEVATFYTMFQLQPVGKKAHIQVCGTTPCQLRGSEDLIKICKSRIAKHMHEISEDGMFSWEEVECLGACVNAPMVQIFKDTYEDLTEDSFNQLIDDIAAGKEVTPGPQNGRRFAMAEGGQTSLTEIDDNTKGELPVPHLVDGSEKASHAFAGAPINAGGNDYDGVPTPAEDAVAKVKAAHAAKSAKASEAPAAAAPKKAEAKAEPAKKAKAEKAATPAARSQNKGKPDSDDRAEVEVARTADTSGGTDGQEKEPELLKEARGGKPDDLKKLKGVGPKLEATLNELGFFHFDQVASWGPQEVAWVDSRLKFKGRIERDGWIEQAKVLASGGETDFSKRVEAGEVASSKSED; this is encoded by the coding sequence ATGGCAGTTCGCCGACTTGCCGCGGAACAACCAGAAAGCTTCGCGTTCACCGAGAAGAACCTCGACTGGGCAAAGAAGCTGATCGACCGTTATCCGGCAGGCCGTCAGGCCTCCGCGGTCATTCCGCTTTTGTGGCGTGCGCAGGAACAGAACGAAGGTTGGGTGAGTGAGCCGGCAATCCGCTATATCGCGGACCTGCTCGACATGCCGAAGATCCGCGTTCTGGAAGTGGCGACGTTCTACACCATGTTCCAGCTGCAGCCGGTCGGCAAGAAGGCCCATATTCAGGTTTGTGGCACGACGCCGTGTCAGCTGCGCGGGTCGGAAGACCTGATCAAGATCTGCAAGAGCCGCATTGCCAAGCACATGCACGAGATTTCCGAGGATGGCATGTTCTCCTGGGAAGAAGTCGAGTGTCTTGGCGCCTGTGTGAATGCGCCGATGGTGCAGATCTTCAAGGATACCTATGAAGACCTCACGGAAGACAGCTTCAACCAGCTGATCGACGATATCGCCGCCGGCAAGGAAGTAACGCCGGGCCCGCAGAACGGCCGCCGTTTTGCAATGGCCGAAGGCGGTCAGACGTCGCTCACTGAAATCGATGACAACACGAAGGGTGAGCTGCCGGTTCCCCACCTGGTCGACGGCTCGGAAAAGGCGTCTCATGCTTTTGCCGGCGCACCGATCAATGCGGGTGGCAACGACTATGATGGCGTGCCGACCCCTGCAGAAGATGCTGTTGCCAAGGTAAAGGCGGCGCATGCAGCCAAATCGGCCAAGGCAAGTGAAGCACCAGCGGCAGCTGCGCCCAAGAAGGCTGAGGCAAAGGCTGAACCGGCCAAGAAAGCCAAGGCCGAAAAAGCAGCTACGCCTGCAGCGCGCAGTCAGAACAAGGGCAAGCCCGATTCCGACGACCGTGCCGAAGTCGAAGTTGCCCGCACAGCCGACACCAGTGGAGGCACCGACGGTCAGGAAAAAGAACCTGAACTTCTGAAGGAAGCGCGCGGCGGCAAGCCGGACGACCTGAAGAAGCTGAAGGGTGTCGGTCCGAAACTGGAAGCGACACTCAACGAACTCGGGTTTTTCCACTTCGATCAGGTGGCCTCATGGGGACCGCAGGAAGTTGCCTGGGTCGACAGCCGCCTGAAGTTCAAGGGCCGTATCGAACGTGATGGCTGGATTGAGCAGGCCAAGGTTCTGGCATCCGGCGGTGAAACAGATTTTTCCAAGCGCGTGGAAGCCGGTGAAGTGGCCTCCTCCAAGAGCGAAGACTAG
- the nuoF gene encoding NADH-quinone oxidoreductase subunit NuoF, which yields MLKDQDRIFTNIYGLHDWGLEGAKKRGQWDNTKGLIDKGRDWIIQEMKDSGLRGRGGAGFPTGLKWSFMPKESDGRPAYLVVNADESEPGTCKDREILRHDPHTLVEGCLVAGYAMGAIAAYIYVRGEFIRERERLQAAIDQAYDAGLIGKNNKNGYDFDIYVHHGAGAYICGEETALLESLEGKKGQPRLKPPFPANVGLYGCPTTVNNVESIAVAPTILRRGAAWFSALGRPNNTGTKLFCVSGHVNKPSTFEEELGIPFAEMIDKHCGGIRGGWDNLLAVIPGGSSVPCLTAEQIKDAPMDFDTLRGLGSGLGTAAVIVMDKSTDIIKAIARLSYFYKHESCGQCTPCREGTGWMWRVMERMVKGESSYEEIDMLFKVTKQVEGHTICALGDAAAWPIQGLIKNFRPVIEQRIDDYVAKSKSSSTMVAAE from the coding sequence ATGCTGAAGGATCAGGATCGGATCTTCACCAATATCTACGGTCTCCACGACTGGGGCCTGGAAGGCGCCAAGAAGCGCGGACAGTGGGACAATACCAAGGGCCTCATCGACAAGGGGCGCGACTGGATCATTCAGGAAATGAAGGATTCAGGTCTGCGTGGCCGTGGCGGTGCCGGTTTCCCGACCGGCCTGAAATGGTCGTTCATGCCCAAGGAATCCGATGGCCGCCCGGCATATCTCGTCGTCAACGCCGACGAATCCGAGCCGGGCACCTGCAAGGACCGCGAGATCCTGCGCCATGACCCGCACACGCTGGTCGAAGGGTGCCTTGTTGCCGGTTATGCGATGGGTGCCATTGCTGCCTACATCTATGTTCGTGGTGAATTCATCCGCGAGCGCGAGCGTTTGCAAGCTGCGATCGACCAGGCTTATGACGCCGGTTTGATCGGCAAGAACAATAAGAACGGCTACGACTTCGACATTTATGTCCACCATGGTGCCGGCGCTTACATCTGCGGCGAGGAAACCGCGCTGCTGGAAAGCCTGGAAGGCAAGAAGGGCCAGCCGCGGCTGAAGCCGCCGTTCCCGGCAAACGTCGGCCTTTACGGGTGCCCGACCACGGTGAACAACGTTGAATCGATCGCGGTTGCTCCGACCATTCTGCGCCGCGGTGCTGCGTGGTTCTCGGCGCTCGGTCGTCCGAACAACACCGGCACCAAGCTTTTCTGTGTTTCCGGCCACGTCAACAAGCCGTCGACCTTCGAGGAAGAGCTGGGCATTCCGTTTGCCGAGATGATCGACAAGCATTGCGGCGGTATCCGCGGTGGCTGGGACAACCTTCTCGCGGTTATTCCAGGTGGTTCGTCTGTTCCATGCCTCACGGCAGAGCAGATCAAGGACGCGCCGATGGATTTCGACACGCTGCGCGGCCTTGGATCCGGCCTGGGGACAGCAGCCGTGATCGTGATGGATAAGTCGACGGATATCATCAAGGCCATTGCCCGCCTGTCGTACTTCTACAAGCACGAAAGCTGCGGCCAGTGCACACCGTGCCGCGAAGGCACGGGCTGGATGTGGCGTGTGATGGAACGAATGGTCAAGGGCGAGTCCTCCTATGAGGAAATCGACATGCTGTTCAAGGTGACCAAGCAGGTCGAAGGCCACACGATTTGTGCACTCGGGGACGCGGCCGCCTGGCCGATCCAGGGTTTGATCAAGAATTTCCGGCCTGTTATCGAGCAACGCATCGATGACTATGTCGCCAAGTCGAAGTCTTCTTCGACCATGGTGGCGGCTGAGTAA
- the nuoG gene encoding NADH-quinone oxidoreductase subunit NuoG, with translation MTKLIIDGKEVDVPADYTLLQACEEAGAEVPRFCYHDRLSIAGNCRMCLVEVKGGPPKPTASCAMGVKDLRPGPNGEPPVVETKSEMVKKAREGVMEFLLINHPLDCPICDQGGECDLQDQAMAYGVDGSRFHENKRAVENKEIGPLIKTIMTRCIHCTRCVRFTTEVCGVTDMGLVGRGEDAEITTYLEAALSSEMQGNVADLCPVGALTHKPYEFHARPWELTKTESIDVMDAVGSAIRVDTRGKEVMRVMPRLNEEVNEEWISDKSRYIWDGLKTQRLDRPYAKKDGKLQPVSWGEAFQIIAEKVKGASADKIGALAGQMAGVEDMFALKALMDKLGVANIDSRFPGSPLHPKNGRASYLFNSTIQGIEDADAIMLIGTNPRQEAPVLNARIRKRWVQGDVTIGLIGENADLTYPVTYLGAGPDSLKEFVNHAPAKAERPMFIIGQGALNRPDGAEVLATLAAAAKALGVVKDGWNGFNILHTEASQVGALDLGFVPGEGGKDTGSMLEPGALDVLFLLGVDEVEVPEGAFVVYQGTHGDRGAHRADVILPGAAYTEKSAIYVNTEGRVQMADRAAFPPGDAREDWAILRALSAVLGQTLEFNSLAELRSKLFEAVPHMTGIDAIEAGDAGDIAKLGNAKAKMDSAGFANVIRDFYLTNPIARASKTMAECSALAKTRAAEAAE, from the coding sequence ATGACGAAGCTCATCATCGACGGCAAGGAAGTGGATGTCCCGGCGGACTACACGCTGCTTCAGGCCTGTGAAGAGGCGGGCGCCGAGGTTCCGCGGTTTTGTTACCACGACCGGCTGTCTATCGCCGGCAACTGCCGCATGTGCCTGGTGGAAGTGAAGGGCGGACCGCCCAAGCCGACCGCCTCCTGTGCCATGGGCGTGAAGGACCTTCGTCCGGGCCCGAACGGCGAGCCGCCGGTGGTCGAGACCAAGTCCGAGATGGTCAAGAAGGCCCGCGAAGGCGTGATGGAGTTCCTGCTCATCAACCACCCGCTGGATTGCCCGATCTGCGACCAGGGCGGCGAGTGTGATCTGCAGGACCAGGCGATGGCCTATGGCGTAGACGGTTCCAGGTTCCACGAGAATAAGCGCGCCGTTGAGAACAAGGAAATCGGTCCGCTGATCAAGACGATCATGACCCGCTGCATTCACTGCACGCGTTGTGTGCGGTTCACCACGGAAGTGTGTGGTGTCACCGACATGGGTCTGGTCGGCCGTGGCGAAGATGCGGAAATCACCACCTATCTCGAAGCGGCCCTGTCGTCGGAAATGCAGGGCAACGTGGCAGATCTTTGCCCGGTTGGTGCCTTGACCCACAAGCCTTACGAATTCCACGCCCGTCCGTGGGAACTGACCAAGACCGAAAGCATCGACGTGATGGACGCGGTCGGTTCCGCGATCCGTGTCGACACGCGCGGCAAGGAAGTCATGCGGGTGATGCCGCGGCTCAACGAAGAGGTCAACGAGGAGTGGATTTCCGACAAGTCCCGTTACATCTGGGACGGTCTGAAGACCCAGCGCCTCGACCGGCCTTACGCCAAGAAGGACGGCAAGCTGCAGCCCGTTTCCTGGGGTGAAGCATTCCAGATCATCGCCGAAAAGGTAAAAGGCGCGAGCGCCGACAAAATCGGTGCTCTGGCTGGACAGATGGCAGGCGTTGAGGACATGTTCGCGCTGAAGGCGCTGATGGACAAACTCGGCGTTGCCAACATCGACAGCCGTTTCCCGGGATCTCCGCTGCATCCGAAGAACGGCCGCGCAAGCTATCTCTTCAACAGCACGATCCAGGGCATTGAAGACGCTGACGCGATCATGCTGATCGGCACAAATCCGCGTCAGGAAGCTCCGGTTCTGAACGCTCGCATCCGCAAGCGTTGGGTCCAAGGCGACGTGACCATTGGCCTGATTGGTGAAAATGCCGATCTGACCTATCCGGTAACTTATCTGGGTGCCGGTCCGGACAGCCTGAAGGAATTCGTGAACCACGCTCCGGCAAAGGCCGAACGCCCGATGTTCATCATCGGCCAGGGCGCGCTGAACCGTCCGGATGGGGCTGAAGTGCTCGCGACGCTTGCTGCAGCCGCCAAGGCGCTTGGTGTCGTCAAGGACGGCTGGAACGGTTTCAACATCCTGCACACCGAAGCGTCCCAGGTTGGTGCTCTCGATCTCGGTTTCGTACCGGGCGAGGGCGGCAAGGACACAGGGTCCATGCTGGAGCCGGGTGCACTTGACGTGCTGTTCCTGCTGGGTGTCGACGAAGTTGAAGTTCCGGAAGGCGCTTTCGTTGTCTACCAGGGAACGCATGGTGACCGCGGTGCACACCGCGCCGACGTTATCCTGCCAGGCGCTGCCTATACGGAGAAATCCGCGATCTACGTCAACACCGAAGGTCGCGTCCAGATGGCCGACCGGGCCGCGTTCCCTCCGGGAGATGCCCGCGAAGACTGGGCGATCCTTCGCGCATTGTCCGCGGTGCTTGGCCAGACGCTTGAGTTCAACTCTCTTGCCGAATTGCGCTCAAAGTTGTTCGAAGCTGTTCCGCACATGACGGGCATCGATGCGATCGAGGCAGGTGATGCTGGCGATATCGCCAAGCTTGGCAACGCCAAGGCCAAGATGGATAGCGCAGGCTTCGCCAACGTGATCCGCGACTTTTACCTGACCAACCCGATCGCTCGCGCGTCCAAGACGATGGCCGAGTGCTCGGCGCTCGCCAAGACGCGAGCGGCAGAAGCAGCAGAATAA
- the nuoH gene encoding NADH-quinone oxidoreductase subunit NuoH, with product MAEFMTTYGWPFLWMAFQSILLMVVLLVIVAYVLYADRKIWAAVQIRRGPNVVGPWGLLQSFADLLKFVLKEPVIPSGSNKVLFLLAPLVSVLLALAAWAVIPVADGWVIANINLGVLFVFAVSSLEVYGVIIGGWASNSKYPFLSALRSAAQMVSYEVSIGFVIVTVLLCAGTLNLTGIVQAQETGLANMLGVPWLSFLNWYWLPLFPMFVVFFISALAETNRPPFDLAEAESELVAGFMVEYGSTPYMMFMLGEYVAICLMCALMSIFFMGGWLPPFDFAPFTWVPGIVWFLLKCFLGFFMFAMVKAMVPRYRYDQLMRLGWKVFLPLSLAMVVVVAAVLMIMGWAPGTA from the coding sequence ATGGCTGAGTTCATGACGACCTACGGTTGGCCGTTCCTCTGGATGGCATTCCAGAGCATTCTGCTGATGGTCGTGCTTCTGGTGATTGTCGCCTACGTGCTTTACGCGGATCGCAAGATCTGGGCTGCCGTGCAGATTCGCCGCGGCCCGAACGTGGTTGGTCCCTGGGGCTTGCTGCAAAGCTTCGCCGATCTATTGAAGTTCGTTCTGAAAGAACCGGTGATCCCGTCTGGATCCAACAAGGTTCTGTTCCTGCTGGCTCCGCTGGTATCCGTGCTTCTGGCGCTGGCGGCCTGGGCCGTTATTCCGGTTGCCGACGGCTGGGTGATTGCCAACATCAATCTCGGTGTGCTCTTCGTCTTCGCAGTGTCGTCGCTGGAAGTGTACGGTGTGATTATCGGTGGTTGGGCTTCCAACTCCAAATACCCTTTCCTGTCAGCGCTGCGTTCGGCCGCGCAGATGGTCTCCTATGAGGTTTCCATCGGTTTCGTCATCGTGACAGTGCTGCTTTGTGCCGGCACCTTGAACCTGACTGGTATCGTGCAGGCACAGGAAACCGGTCTTGCCAACATGCTGGGTGTGCCGTGGCTGTCGTTCCTGAACTGGTATTGGCTGCCGCTGTTCCCGATGTTCGTGGTGTTCTTCATCTCCGCACTGGCTGAAACCAACCGTCCGCCGTTCGATCTTGCGGAAGCGGAATCGGAACTGGTTGCCGGCTTCATGGTGGAATACGGCTCAACCCCGTACATGATGTTCATGCTCGGTGAATATGTCGCCATCTGCCTGATGTGCGCGCTTATGAGCATCTTCTTCATGGGAGGATGGCTGCCGCCGTTCGATTTTGCACCGTTCACCTGGGTGCCGGGCATCGTCTGGTTCCTGCTGAAGTGTTTCCTTGGCTTCTTCATGTTCGCCATGGTGAAGGCAATGGTTCCGCGTTACCGCTATGACCAACTGATGCGCCTGGGCTGGAAAGTGTTCCTGCCGCTGTCGCTGGCGATGGTCGTTGTCGTCGCCGCAGTCCTGATGATCATGGGCTGGGCACCGGGCACAGCGTGA